A portion of the Carya illinoinensis cultivar Pawnee chromosome 11, C.illinoinensisPawnee_v1, whole genome shotgun sequence genome contains these proteins:
- the LOC122282600 gene encoding aspartic proteinase nepenthesin-2-like → MKVGIGLPEKLVFLLMDTGGGLIWTQCEPCKNCYKQAYPIYNSRASITYRKLPCNHPLCKGDSARYQCVNGECVYDLGYLGGASTKGVASFETFKVPVDESNAKYIYNVIFGCSNDNQGMQFAKNGVISGVLGLSLSPDSLVSQTLDEDYRRFSYCLIPFDEAVVMAPSLLRFGADIPLPPTNIQTTPFVKPPAGTNYYLLNLQDVSVGFHRLGFPPDTFKPKQDGTGGCIIDSGALISRLDQNTINGRNAYMEVMDAFKNHYDYFKLQRIGKVAEGLELCYEYKQDFMEYATMTYHFEGADYNVESKYVNFYDTQAGYFCVALLPGNGKSLLGAWHQQNMRIIYDGKIGALQFATEHCATNNHIN, encoded by the exons ATGAAG GTAGGCATTGGGTTACCAGAGAAGCTGGTATTTTTACTTATGGACACAGGTGGTGGCCTGATTTGGACGCAATGCGAACCGTGCAAGAACTGTTACAAGCAAGCATATCCCATTTACAATTCACGTGCTTCCATTACTTACAGGAAACTCCCTTGTAACCACCCTCTCTGTAAAGGCGACAGTGCCCGCTACCAATGCGTCAATGGCGAATGCGTTTACGACCTCGGTTATCTTGGCGGGGCGTCAACCAAAGGCGTTGCATCCTTCGAAACATTCAAAGTTCCAGTCGACGAATCTAACGCCAAGTACATTTATAATGTAATCTTTGGCTGCTCGAACGATAACCAAGGTATGCAATTTGCCAAAAATGGTGTCATTTCTGGGGTCTTGGGATTGAGCCTGTCGCCGGATTCACTAGTCTCTCAGACGCTCGATGAAGACTACCGACGATTCTCTTATTGCTTGATCCCTTTTGATGAAGCCGTGGTCATGGCTCCTAGTCTTCTAAGATTTGGTGCTGACATTCCCTTACCGCCGACAAACATTCAGACAACCCCATTTGTCAAACCACCGGCCGGGACAAATTATTACCTTTTGAATTTACAGGATGTAAGTGTTGGCTTCCATCGACTAGGGTTTCCACCAGATACCTTCAAACCCAAGCAAGATGGCACAGGTGGTTGTATTATAGACTCAGGAGCTTTGATCTCTAGACTTGATCAGAATACCATTAATGGGCGCAATGCTTACATGGAGGTGATGGATGCATTTAAGAATCATTACGATTATTTCAAGCTTCAGAGAATTGGAAAAGTGGCTGAGGGTCTTGAACTTTGTTACGAATACAAACAGGATTTCATGGAGTATGCCACAATGACGTACCACTTTGAAGGAGCAGACTACAATGTAGAGTCAAAGTACGTGAATTTTTATGACACTCAGGCAGGGTATTTTTGCGTAGCACTGTTGccaggaaatggaaaaagtttaCTTGGAGCATGGCATCAACAAAATATGCGCATTATTTATGATGGCAAAATTGGTGCACTCCAATTTGCCACCGAGCATTGTGCTACTaataatcatataaattaa